A part of Verrucomicrobiota bacterium JB022 genomic DNA contains:
- the murG gene encoding undecaprenyldiphospho-muramoylpentapeptide beta-N-acetylglucosaminyltransferase, with protein MSDSLKILIACGGTGGHLFPGIAVAETLLDRGHEVKLLISEKKVDALASEKYGHLDFDTVPAVAKPATFSLKMLPFLWRLRRSIVRCRKIIEGFEADAVLGMGGFTSLPPVYAGHKLGLKTFVHDSNARPGRANVLTSRFCTQVFLGLEPARAFFPKRETVVTGTPVRPEIMKLPTREEAAEVFGLDAGKQTILVVGGSQGARRLNELCAEAVPMLPDGVQMLHIAGALDHDRVAEIAAGRENHRVLGFCDKMPAAYALADLLIARSGASSLTEIAIAGHPSILVPYPYAADDHQTRNAEVFADGGAAKLIQERDLSPEKLAEMAGLILKDLPTFESMAQAARALAIPDAADRVGAAIEATLRPQ; from the coding sequence GTGTCTGATTCGTTGAAAATCCTGATCGCCTGTGGTGGCACGGGTGGACATTTGTTTCCCGGTATCGCGGTGGCGGAGACGCTGCTGGACCGGGGGCATGAGGTGAAGTTGTTGATCTCGGAGAAGAAGGTGGATGCGCTGGCATCGGAGAAATACGGGCATCTGGATTTTGACACGGTGCCGGCGGTGGCGAAGCCGGCGACGTTTTCGCTGAAGATGCTGCCGTTTTTGTGGAGGCTGCGGCGGTCGATCGTGCGGTGCCGGAAGATTATCGAGGGGTTTGAGGCGGATGCGGTGCTGGGGATGGGCGGGTTTACGTCGCTGCCGCCGGTTTATGCGGGGCACAAGCTGGGGCTGAAGACGTTCGTGCATGATTCGAATGCGCGGCCGGGGCGGGCGAATGTGCTGACGAGCCGGTTTTGCACGCAGGTGTTTCTGGGGCTGGAGCCGGCGAGGGCGTTTTTTCCGAAGCGTGAGACGGTGGTGACGGGGACGCCGGTGCGGCCGGAGATCATGAAGCTGCCGACGCGGGAGGAGGCGGCGGAGGTGTTCGGGCTGGATGCGGGGAAGCAGACGATTCTGGTGGTGGGTGGCAGTCAGGGGGCGCGGCGTTTGAACGAGTTGTGCGCGGAGGCGGTGCCGATGCTGCCGGACGGGGTGCAGATGCTGCACATTGCGGGTGCGCTGGATCATGACCGGGTGGCGGAGATCGCGGCGGGGCGGGAGAACCACAGGGTGCTCGGGTTTTGCGATAAGATGCCGGCGGCGTATGCGCTGGCGGATTTGTTGATCGCGCGGTCGGGGGCGAGCAGCCTGACCGAGATTGCGATTGCCGGGCATCCGTCGATTCTGGTGCCGTATCCGTATGCGGCGGACGACCACCAGACGCGCAATGCGGAGGTGTTTGCCGACGGCGGCGCGGCGAAATTGATCCAGGAACGGGATCTTTCACCGGAAAAACTGGCGGAAATGGCCGGATTGATCCTCAAGGACTTGCCAACTTTCGAAAGCATGGCACAAGCCGCGCGCGCGCTTGCCATCCCCGATGCCGCGGACCGGGTGGGCGCCGCGATCGAAGCCACCCTCAGACCTCAATGA